One Chelonoidis abingdonii isolate Lonesome George chromosome 17, CheloAbing_2.0, whole genome shotgun sequence DNA segment encodes these proteins:
- the LOC116838828 gene encoding sodium/calcium exchanger 1 isoform X2: MLLLSHLGVSTIFLVLALSLPLHQAKVEEGLGGPSQGASSLDGANVSTLCQETSECQDGVILPVWLPQNPSVGDKVARAIVYFVAMLYMFLGMSIIADRFMASIEVITSQEKEITVKKANGETSTTTIRIWNETVSNLTLMALGSSAPEIMLSIIEIVGHGFQAGEMGPSTIVGSAAFNMFIIIAVCVHVVPEGETRRIKHLRVFFVTAAWSIFAYIWLYLILACFSPGEVEVWEGLLTFLFFPICVVQAWLADRRLLFYKYVQKKYRADKARGLIIETEGDTALSKLEVELDSTQANGVVEAGKNGDEEARRDMARTLRDLRQKHPEKDMEQLIEMANYHVLVQQQKSRAFYRIQATRMMIGAGNILKKHAADQARKALSLPEVHSEDDDSLTRVTFEPALYQCFENCGAVVLTVERRGGDVARTAVHVDFRTEDGTANAGSDYEYAEGTLLFKPGETQREIRVGIIDDDIFEEDEYFRVHLSNVRAAWAEPGAEPPPKTCLGPAATATVTIFDDDHAGIFTFEGASVRVSESVGAVRVRVLRTSGARGRVALPYRTLEGTAKAGEDYEEAEGKVEFLNDEITKFIEIKIIDDEEYEKNKNFHLELGPPELLEMGLRHGDSNENHPTEGQDGAALAKMGCPSLGEHPKLEVVIEESYEFKSTVDKLIKKTNLALVVGSSSWREQFVSAVTVSAGDEDEDETGEERLPSCFDYIMHFLTVFWKVLFAFVPPTEYWGGWACFLVSIALIGVLTALTGDLASHFGCTVGLKDSVTAVVFVALGTSVPDTFASRAAAIQDQYADASIGNVTGSNAVNVFLGLGVAWTIAAGYWASQGQRFVVTPGTLAFSVTLFTIFALLSIAVLLYRRRAPMGGELGGPCTPKILTALLFFCFWLLYILLAALEAYCHIQGF; encoded by the exons atGCTTCTCCTGTCCCACCTTGGGGTGTCTACCATCTTCCTCGTCCTGGCCTTAAGCCTACCACTTCACcaggccaaggtggaggaggggttggggggccCATCCCAGGGAGCATCATCGTTGGATGGGGCTAATGTCAGCACCTTGTGCCAGGAGACCTCAGAGTGCCAGGATGGGGTGATCCTGCCTGTGTGGCTACCCCAGAACCCCTCAGTGGGCGACAAGGTGGCCCGGGCCATTGTGTACTTTGTGGCGATGCTCTACATGTTCCTGGGTATGTCCATCATTGCTGACCGCTTCATGGCCTCCATCGAGGTCATCACCTCACAGGAGAAGGAGATCACTGTGAAGAAGGCCAATGGTGagaccagcaccaccaccatCCGCATCTGGAACGAGACCGTCTCCAACCTGACGCTCATGGCGCTGGGTTCCTCGGCGCCCGAGATCATGCTCTCCATCATTGAGATCGTGGGCCACGGCTTCCAGGCAGGCGAGATGGGGCCCAGCACCATAGTGGGCAGTGCCGCCTTCAACATGTTCATCATCATTGCCGTGTGCGTGCACGTGGTGCCTGAGGGTGAGACGCGCAGGATCAAGCACCTGCGCGTCTTCTTTGTCACAGCCGCCTGGAGCATCTTCGCCTACATCTGGCTCTACCTCATCCTGGCCTGCTTCTCCCCTGGTGAGGTGGAGGTGTGGGAAGGCCTGCTTaccttcctcttcttccccatcTGCGTGGTGCAGGCCTGGCTGGCTGACCGCCGCCTCCTCTTCTACAAATACGTGCAGAAGAAGTACCGCGCCGACAAGGCCCGGGGCCTGATCATTGAGACGGAAGGTGACACAGCGCTCTCCAAGCTGGAGGTGGAGCTGGACAGCACCCAGGCCAATGGAGTGGTCGAGGCAGGCAAAAACGGGGACGAGGAAGCCCGACGTGACATGGCGCGCACCCTGAGGGACTTGCGGCAGAAGCACCCAGAGAAGGACATGGAGCAGCTGATTGAGATGGCCAACTACCATGTACTGGTGCAGCAGCAAAAGAGCCGGGCCTTCTACCGCATCCAGGCTACCCGCATGATGATCGGAGCGGGCAACATCCTGAAGAAGCATGCGGCCGACCAGGCGCGCAAGGCGCTGAGTCTGCCTGAAGTGCACTCTGAGGATGATGACTCGCTCACCAGGGTGACCTTCGAGCCGGCGCTCTACCAGTGCTTTGAGAACTGCGGTGCCGTGGTGCTGACGGTGGAGCGACGTGGCGGCGACGTGGCTCGCACGGCTGTGCATGTGGATTTCCGCACTGAGGACGGCACGGCCAATGCTGGCTCGGACTACGAGTACGCCGAGGGCACGCTACTCTTTAAGCCGGGTGAGACGCAGCGCGAGATCCGCGTGGGCATCATTGACGATGACATCTTCGAGGAGGACGAGTACTTCCGTGTGCACCTCAGCAACGTGCGGGCTGCCTGGGCCGAGCCGGGGGCTGAGCCACCCCCTAAGACttgcctgggccctgctgccactgccaccgTCACCATCTTCGACGATGATCATGCCGGCATCTTCACCTTCGAGGGTGCCTCGGTGCGGGTCAGCGAGAGTGTGGGGGCCGTGCGGGTACGGGTGCTGCGCACCTCAGGGGCCCGGGGCCGCGTGGCCTTGCCCTACCGCACCTTGGAGGGTACCGCAAAGGCTGGTGAGGACTACGAGGAGGCCGAGGGCAAGGTGGAGTTCCTCAACGATGAGATCAC GAAATTCATCGAGATTAAAATAATTGATGACGAAGAATATGAGAAAAACAAGAATTTCCACCTGGAGCTGGGGCCTCCTGAACTACTGGAGATGGGGCTGCGGCATG GTGACTCTAACGAGAACCACCCCACCGAGGGGCAAGACGGGGCCGCCCTCGCCAAGATGGGGTGTCCCAGCCTGGGGGAACACCCCAAACTTGAGGTGGTGATTGAGGAGTCCTACGAGTTCAAG AGTACTGTGGACAAACTGATCAAGAAAACCAACTTGGCGCTGGTtgtggggagcagcagctggagggagcAATTCGTCAGTGCCGTGACGGTCAGCGCCG GGGACGAGGACGAGGACGAGACGGGTGAGGAGCGGCTCCCGTCCTGCTTCGACTACATCATGCACTTCCTGACCGTTTTCTGGAAGGTTCTCTTCGCCTTTGTGCCCCCCACTGAGTACTGGGGGGGCTGGGCCTGCTTCCTTGTCTCCATCGCACTCATTGGGGTGCTCACCGCGCTCACCGGCGACCTGGCCTCCCACTTCGGTTGCACTGTCGGCCTCAAGGACTCAGTCACTGCTGTGGTCTTCGTGGCCCTTGGCACCTCCGTGCctg ACACCTTTGCCAGTCGGGCAGCCGCAATCCAGGACCAATACGCAGATGCCTCCATCGGCAACGTGACGGGCAGTAACGCAGTCAACGTCTTCCTGGGCCTAGGAGTGGCCTGGACCATTGCAGCCGGGTACTGGGccagccagggccagcgctttgTGGTGACGCCAGGCACACTGGCCTTCTCTGTCACACTTTTCACTATCTTTGCCCTGCTGAGCATCGCTGTGCTGCTGTACCGGCGCCGCGCACCCAtggggggtgagctggggggtcCCTGTACCCCCAAAATCCTCACTGCCCTGCTCTTCTTCTGTTTCTGGCTCCTCTACATCTTGCTGGCTGCTCTGGAGGCTTACTGCCACATCCAgggcttctga
- the LOC116838836 gene encoding glyoxal reductase-like isoform X1, whose translation MEEWSVSFGPTEQTVLLNSGTRMPLLGMGTFRLQGAELVSQCVEAALAHGYRSFDTAAVYGNEAAIGQALGALLPLHGLARSDVFLTTKLGPRDQGKAEAEAACLRSLEQLACGYLDLYLIHWPGTQGKPQGDKGNRERRWESWRVLEQMHHAGHLRAIGVSNYTLGHLQELLAHCRVPPAVLQVEFHPELPQRELWDFCQQHGIHLQAYASLGCGQLLGRAEVGRVAERQGRTPAQVLLRWALHQGVGVIPKSVSPTRLAENAQLWDWDLSPEDMAELGTMDCSRHYCWDPSGVT comes from the exons ATGGAGGAGTGGAGCGTGTCGTTTGG GCCCACGGAGCAGACTGTGCTACTGAACAGTGGAACCCGAATGCCCTTGCTTGGCATGGGTACTTTCCGCctgcagggggctgagctggTGTCCCAGTGCGTGGAAGCTGCCCTAGCCCATGGCTACCGCTCCTTTGACACAGCTGCTGTCTATGGCAATGAGGCTGCGATTGGGCAAGCGCTGGGGGCCTTGTTGCCCCTTCATGGCCTAGCACGCTCTGACGTCTTCCTCACCACCAAGCTGggtccgcgggaccagggcaagGCCGAAGCTGAGGCCGCCTGCCTGCGGAGCCTGGAGCAGCTGGCCTGTGGCTACCTGGATCTCTATCTCATCCACTGGCCAGGCACACAGGGCAAGCCTCAAGGCGACAAGGGCAACCGGGAGCGGCGCTGGGAGAGCTGGCGAGTGCTGGAGCAGATGCACCACGCTGGGCACCTGCGTGCAATAGGTGTTTCCAACTACACCCTGGGACACCTGCAGGAGCTGCTGGCCCATTGCCGGGTGCCGCCGGCTGTGCTGCAGGTGGAGTTCCACCCAGAGCTGCCCCAGCgggagctgtgggacttctgccaGCAGCATGGCATCCATCTCCAGGCCTATGCCTCACTGGGCTGTGGGCAGCTGTTGGGGCGGGCAGAGGTAGGGCGGGTGGCAGAGCGCCAGGGGCGTACCCCTGCCCAGGTTCTTCTACGCTGGGCACTGCACCAGGGTGTGGGGGTGATCCCCAAGTCTGTCAGTCCCACCCGTCTGGCTGAGAATGCCCAACTTTGGGACTGGGACCTGAGCCCGGAGGACATGGCTGAGCTGGGGACGATGGACTGCAGCAGACACTACTGCTGGGACCCCAGTGGAGTGACATAA
- the LOC116838836 gene encoding glyoxal reductase-like isoform X2, which yields MPLLGMGTFRLQGAELVSQCVEAALAHGYRSFDTAAVYGNEAAIGQALGALLPLHGLARSDVFLTTKLGPRDQGKAEAEAACLRSLEQLACGYLDLYLIHWPGTQGKPQGDKGNRERRWESWRVLEQMHHAGHLRAIGVSNYTLGHLQELLAHCRVPPAVLQVEFHPELPQRELWDFCQQHGIHLQAYASLGCGQLLGRAEVGRVAERQGRTPAQVLLRWALHQGVGVIPKSVSPTRLAENAQLWDWDLSPEDMAELGTMDCSRHYCWDPSGVT from the coding sequence ATGCCCTTGCTTGGCATGGGTACTTTCCGCctgcagggggctgagctggTGTCCCAGTGCGTGGAAGCTGCCCTAGCCCATGGCTACCGCTCCTTTGACACAGCTGCTGTCTATGGCAATGAGGCTGCGATTGGGCAAGCGCTGGGGGCCTTGTTGCCCCTTCATGGCCTAGCACGCTCTGACGTCTTCCTCACCACCAAGCTGggtccgcgggaccagggcaagGCCGAAGCTGAGGCCGCCTGCCTGCGGAGCCTGGAGCAGCTGGCCTGTGGCTACCTGGATCTCTATCTCATCCACTGGCCAGGCACACAGGGCAAGCCTCAAGGCGACAAGGGCAACCGGGAGCGGCGCTGGGAGAGCTGGCGAGTGCTGGAGCAGATGCACCACGCTGGGCACCTGCGTGCAATAGGTGTTTCCAACTACACCCTGGGACACCTGCAGGAGCTGCTGGCCCATTGCCGGGTGCCGCCGGCTGTGCTGCAGGTGGAGTTCCACCCAGAGCTGCCCCAGCgggagctgtgggacttctgccaGCAGCATGGCATCCATCTCCAGGCCTATGCCTCACTGGGCTGTGGGCAGCTGTTGGGGCGGGCAGAGGTAGGGCGGGTGGCAGAGCGCCAGGGGCGTACCCCTGCCCAGGTTCTTCTACGCTGGGCACTGCACCAGGGTGTGGGGGTGATCCCCAAGTCTGTCAGTCCCACCCGTCTGGCTGAGAATGCCCAACTTTGGGACTGGGACCTGAGCCCGGAGGACATGGCTGAGCTGGGGACGATGGACTGCAGCAGACACTACTGCTGGGACCCCAGTGGAGTGACATAA
- the BAD gene encoding bcl2-associated agonist of cell death has product MFRIQEFPDEVFPGRGKEAPAPPESQRGHTPGSKQPDTPIAEVRNRIGSDTPSLEPEVQDEPGGAFRARSRSAPPILWAAMRYGRELRRMSDEFDVALQVLPRPKSAGTTSQLHQGNSWKETLQAWLGHRPARDALPRSSK; this is encoded by the exons ATGTTTCGCATCCAGGAGTTCCCGGACGAGGTCTTCCCGGGGCGAGGGAAGGAGGCGCCTGCTCCCCCCGAGTCGCAGCGGGGACACACGCCCGGCTCCAAGCAGCCAGACACCCCCATAGCTG AGGTGCGAAACCGGATAGGGTCAGACACTCCATCTCTGGAGCCAGAAGTGCAGGATGAGCCAGGTGGGGCATTCCGGGCACGCTCACGCTCAGCACCCCCCATCCTTTGGGCTGCTATGCGTTATGGGCGGGAGCTGCGCAGGATGAGTGACGAGTTTGATGTGGCACTGCAG GTGCTGCCACGCCCCAAGAGTGCAGGCACGACATCCCAGCTGCACCAGGGGAACAGCTGGAAAGAGACCCTCCAGGCCTGGTTGGGGCACAGACCCGCCCGTGATGCCCTCCCCAGGAGCTCCAAGTGA